A DNA window from Agrobacterium vaccinii contains the following coding sequences:
- a CDS encoding GumC family protein, which yields MNETTSYEPHYREQASGPNNLLRLALLLWRNALFILLIGILCAALAFGASLLIPNYYVATSQILLDPEGSRVLESDLPGQPRAVDSHVLNQQYIITSAQVLSRIVESQKLYDDPDFGAAEPVYPDKERRSNLALDALRKVTSVAAVGKSFVVNISVKSDSPQRAAELANLIATTYAQVRIEMNSDVLRRTGGGLAAQLDQLRKAVEDGDRAVQAYRAEHNLADIQGRPDVEQRIADANTEISRLQASVAENEALVSELNRARNDRQYLRFIPDTSLTPAIISLRARYQESREEESVQATSLGAQHPSLQAARARTQSLANILDEQLRNFATATSGNLARLKNQLKLSTTNANTLKTSLNSDEQTMVRLRELQRKLDSDRAVYEAFLLRTKQLSEQQGASSENPQIISTAEPPLRKAGPPRTLMLAGGGIFGLILASGLLILRDQFRGQPSDLQMVRAPQTSLPIGPAESPPPAALLPVTRSAVAATPVATGSGIIRQREVQLLAAPADEGFDGLARFVSSALQPAGNHRILVVSTGPKNRAAYSAFNLAAEVSKLGRRVLLVDSANHDPLMTAMLLPEQAEEGATERRYQVETIPLLTFAPVNIRSGENLADPRDDKGEAFDLVVVDGGVAAKSRLNADARHGLDEVFLMQHEEDTGSVVIALVSLEESGLENIKVLRMTRSGLQF from the coding sequence ATGAACGAGACCACGTCTTACGAGCCGCACTACCGTGAACAGGCGAGCGGGCCCAACAATCTGCTGCGGCTGGCACTGTTGTTATGGCGCAATGCGCTTTTCATTCTTCTGATCGGTATATTGTGTGCGGCTCTGGCATTCGGTGCCTCGCTGCTGATCCCCAACTATTATGTCGCGACGTCACAAATCCTGCTGGACCCGGAGGGATCGCGGGTTCTGGAAAGTGACCTGCCGGGGCAACCCCGTGCGGTGGACTCGCATGTCCTGAACCAGCAATACATTATTACATCGGCGCAGGTTCTGTCGCGCATCGTCGAAAGTCAGAAGCTTTACGACGATCCCGATTTTGGCGCTGCCGAGCCTGTCTATCCCGACAAGGAACGACGCAGCAATCTGGCGCTGGATGCGCTGCGCAAGGTCACATCGGTGGCCGCTGTCGGCAAGAGCTTCGTCGTCAACATTTCGGTGAAGTCCGACAGCCCGCAGCGGGCCGCGGAACTCGCCAACCTGATTGCCACGACTTACGCGCAGGTGCGCATTGAAATGAACAGCGATGTCCTGCGCCGGACCGGTGGTGGGTTGGCAGCGCAGCTGGACCAGTTGCGTAAAGCAGTGGAAGATGGTGACCGCGCCGTTCAGGCCTACAGGGCCGAGCATAATCTGGCGGATATTCAGGGCCGACCGGATGTTGAACAGCGCATTGCGGACGCCAACACCGAGATTTCACGATTGCAGGCTTCCGTTGCCGAGAATGAAGCGCTGGTTTCCGAGCTCAATCGCGCCAGAAACGACCGGCAGTATTTGCGGTTCATTCCCGACACATCGCTGACGCCCGCCATTATTTCCCTGCGCGCGCGATACCAGGAAAGCCGCGAAGAGGAATCCGTTCAGGCAACGTCCCTTGGCGCACAGCACCCGTCGTTGCAGGCGGCGCGGGCACGGACCCAGTCTCTGGCTAATATTCTGGACGAGCAGCTGCGGAATTTCGCGACGGCGACATCGGGCAATCTGGCGCGGCTGAAAAATCAGCTGAAGCTTTCCACCACCAATGCCAACACGCTGAAAACCAGTCTCAACAGTGATGAACAGACCATGGTGCGGCTGCGCGAATTGCAGCGGAAGCTGGATAGTGACCGCGCGGTCTACGAAGCGTTCCTCTTGAGAACCAAGCAGCTTTCTGAGCAGCAGGGCGCGTCGAGCGAAAATCCGCAGATCATTTCCACCGCAGAGCCGCCGCTGCGCAAGGCCGGACCACCGCGTACACTGATGCTGGCCGGTGGCGGAATTTTTGGTCTTATCCTAGCGTCAGGACTGCTGATCCTGCGCGATCAGTTCCGTGGCCAGCCGAGTGATTTGCAAATGGTGCGTGCGCCTCAGACTTCGCTTCCGATAGGCCCTGCCGAAAGCCCGCCGCCCGCGGCACTTTTACCTGTTACGCGGAGTGCCGTTGCTGCGACGCCGGTTGCCACTGGCAGCGGTATCATCCGGCAGCGGGAAGTGCAGTTGCTCGCAGCCCCGGCAGACGAAGGATTCGATGGTCTGGCGCGCTTCGTGTCCTCCGCACTTCAACCTGCTGGCAATCACCGAATCCTCGTCGTCTCTACGGGCCCGAAAAATCGGGCGGCCTATAGCGCTTTCAATCTGGCGGCAGAGGTGTCGAAATTGGGACGCCGCGTTCTGCTGGTCGATTCCGCAAACCATGATCCGCTGATGACCGCCATGCTGCTACCGGAGCAGGCGGAAGAGGGTGCCACCGAACGTCGCTATCAAGTCGAGACTATTCCGCTTCTGACCTTCGCACCGGTAAACATCCGTAGCGGCGAAAACCTCGCTGATCCAAGAGACGACAAAGGCGAGGCCTTCGATCTCGTCGTCGTCGACGGCGGCGTGGCGGCGAAATCGAGGCTGAATGCAGATGCGCGCCATGGTCTGGACGAGGTTTTCCTGATGCAGCATGAGGAAGACACCGGCAGTGTCGTGATCGCGCTCGTATCGTTGGAAGAGAGCGGCCTGGAAAATATCAAAGTGCTGCGCATGACGCGGTCCGGCTTGCAATTTTGA
- a CDS encoding lipopolysaccharide biosynthesis protein, translating into MRIPFLKGRSVTGLNVIFNMGLRGSTLVLRFALSFYIVKFMGLEAAGVYGLALGVVNAAPAALGWGLNYFIARDVSGKTSGIAGVYMKTRLMVTVSSLAAMTAIALIVAYFMGHAVIPLYFLVLLVVWLETISCDIHVPLIAQEMSSQANVLFFLRTSSWILPVVGLGLAFESFRNIETIMVAWSLGYIVMFFGLACFLRQWPFRRIFQAPMRTRWVKKRMRKAWLIYISDMSNVGLVYADRYIVSILLTLSLTGVYTFYWSLANALQTLISTAVLQVAIPALFKAYNTGSMKEWRKVMIWQFTKTAAVAFGLGVAIFVSGNILVHFMNMPELGQHQGIFALLLLTAVVRSCTDLMGLGLNSLRKDGHYAFVNLSSVLLSIGMSFLLISAFGFIGAGLSAFFTAIVTATISSTLLWRASRS; encoded by the coding sequence ATGCGTATTCCTTTCCTGAAAGGTCGATCCGTCACCGGTCTCAACGTCATCTTCAACATGGGGCTTCGCGGCTCTACGTTGGTGCTGCGGTTTGCGCTGTCGTTTTACATCGTCAAGTTCATGGGTCTTGAGGCTGCGGGCGTTTACGGACTGGCGCTGGGTGTGGTCAATGCCGCCCCTGCGGCTCTGGGCTGGGGCCTGAATTATTTCATCGCGCGTGACGTCAGCGGCAAGACCTCGGGTATTGCTGGGGTCTACATGAAAACACGACTGATGGTGACAGTGTCATCGCTGGCTGCGATGACGGCGATTGCCTTGATCGTCGCCTATTTCATGGGCCATGCGGTCATCCCACTTTATTTTCTCGTTCTTCTCGTCGTCTGGCTGGAGACGATCTCCTGCGACATCCACGTCCCGCTCATTGCGCAGGAAATGTCCAGTCAGGCCAATGTGCTGTTTTTCCTGAGAACATCGTCGTGGATATTACCCGTCGTGGGTCTTGGGCTTGCCTTCGAGAGCTTCCGTAATATCGAAACGATCATGGTCGCCTGGAGCCTTGGCTATATCGTCATGTTTTTCGGGCTCGCCTGCTTTTTGCGACAATGGCCGTTTCGGCGGATTTTTCAGGCACCGATGCGCACACGTTGGGTCAAGAAGCGAATGCGCAAGGCGTGGTTGATCTATATCAGCGATATGAGCAATGTCGGGCTGGTCTATGCGGATCGCTACATCGTTTCCATTCTGCTCACTCTGTCGCTGACGGGCGTCTATACGTTCTACTGGTCGCTGGCCAATGCGTTGCAAACGCTGATTTCAACGGCGGTCCTTCAGGTTGCCATTCCCGCGCTATTCAAGGCTTATAATACCGGCTCCATGAAAGAGTGGCGCAAGGTCATGATCTGGCAGTTCACCAAGACAGCGGCGGTGGCCTTCGGCCTGGGGGTCGCCATTTTCGTCAGCGGCAATATTCTCGTGCATTTCATGAATATGCCGGAGCTTGGCCAGCATCAGGGTATCTTTGCCCTCCTGCTTTTGACCGCCGTCGTCCGCTCCTGCACGGACCTGATGGGGCTTGGGCTCAACAGCCTGCGAAAAGACGGCCATTACGCATTCGTCAATCTGTCCAGCGTGCTGCTGTCGATTGGCATGAGTTTTCTCTTGATCAGCGCTTTCGGCTTTATCGGCGCTGGCCTCTCCGCCTTCTTCACGGCAATTGTGACGGCAACGATTTCCAGCACGTTGCTGTGGCGGGCATCGCGATCATAG
- a CDS encoding ATP-grasp fold amidoligase family protein: MGLDQKQHSPGRRFLKKLYHAAIQSLPIKQATQLQYYRYHKLWADLDHPKTLNEHLCARKTAWTGPQSDPRLITLSDKIAVKAYVAEALGPQWVTPILWRGKNLDDCPPLPFPYVIKVNHGSDRNIFVYGPADLVGAKEKCDLWLAGRTAWRLAEEWYNHIEPEIFIEPFIGENGEAPVDYKLFCFEDDIPCIQIDTARFSDHRRCFYDEHWTKLDFGHYYPLETGELPRPPHLDAILSAARTLAKGFEFVRIDFYDKPSGPVFGEMTFSPTSGFGAFRPPSTDVWLGTFWKDRPTGK, encoded by the coding sequence ATGGGATTGGACCAAAAGCAGCATTCACCCGGACGTCGTTTCCTTAAAAAACTGTATCATGCCGCCATTCAAAGCCTGCCGATCAAGCAGGCGACGCAACTGCAATATTATCGCTATCACAAACTCTGGGCCGATCTCGACCACCCCAAAACGCTGAACGAGCATCTGTGCGCGCGCAAGACTGCCTGGACGGGGCCGCAGTCGGACCCGCGCCTCATCACGCTCAGCGACAAGATTGCCGTCAAAGCCTATGTCGCAGAGGCCTTGGGTCCGCAGTGGGTCACGCCGATCCTGTGGCGCGGCAAAAATCTCGATGATTGTCCGCCGCTGCCGTTTCCCTATGTCATCAAGGTCAACCACGGGTCGGACCGGAATATTTTCGTTTATGGCCCTGCCGATCTGGTCGGTGCCAAGGAAAAATGCGACCTTTGGCTGGCTGGTCGCACGGCATGGCGGCTTGCGGAAGAGTGGTACAATCATATCGAGCCGGAAATATTCATTGAGCCGTTCATTGGCGAGAATGGCGAGGCACCTGTCGATTACAAACTCTTCTGCTTTGAAGATGACATTCCTTGCATCCAGATCGATACGGCGCGTTTCAGCGATCACCGCCGCTGCTTTTATGACGAGCATTGGACCAAGCTCGATTTCGGACATTATTATCCGCTGGAAACAGGCGAACTCCCGCGTCCACCGCATCTGGATGCCATTCTCTCGGCGGCGCGGACACTGGCAAAAGGGTTCGAGTTCGTCCGCATCGATTTCTACGACAAGCCATCAGGCCCTGTGTTCGGCGAGATGACCTTCAGCCCAACCTCCGGCTTTGGCGCCTTCCGGCCGCCCTCGACCGATGTTTGGTTGGGGACGTTCTGGAAAGACAGGCCAACCGGCAAATAG
- a CDS encoding O-antigen polymerase encodes MSNLAWLILIIGWLVFAFYYVSSFFKWGVLTFSSYFWIRYNVLPILVMSPFAESDKNMEAVGDSIYIIRDYINEAFYLSVLGVVFVLVGMGLATFSSGKSAMFTFVEKGYAFWQTKPGAWLSLIVILFATMGLIALGVRPFQGRQFSFENTSLRPAINLYSVILPTITLSLLVYGFGYSRFFVFAGFMCSALGLMIGTRGASIEVLFMFVVCLIIAYRYKNLATFTLSIVGFVTVAIVIGILRSTADGNDSVDILQVVSYQILYGNNFSDFRDYAWILSGFDGHFYRGMTYLAGYMALVPSFISEFRNDFRMGIITSTLAGLDPQFHAGLRPTLFGEAYLNFGVPGVMVIATLFGFYFGKLQMWVHDNLQPNRFGLRRVACGYIAFLFLFNAVFTPGFYYVYVVVAWLTGGIILSYLLDKPTSDGKTTPPARKA; translated from the coding sequence ATGTCCAATCTCGCTTGGCTCATCCTCATCATTGGCTGGTTGGTCTTTGCCTTTTATTACGTCAGTTCGTTCTTCAAATGGGGCGTGCTGACCTTCTCGTCCTATTTCTGGATACGGTACAACGTGCTGCCCATTCTGGTGATGTCGCCGTTTGCGGAGTCCGACAAGAATATGGAAGCAGTCGGCGATTCCATCTACATCATCCGCGATTATATCAACGAGGCCTTCTATCTCTCCGTTCTCGGCGTGGTCTTCGTTCTCGTCGGCATGGGGCTGGCGACATTCAGCTCCGGCAAAAGTGCCATGTTCACCTTTGTCGAGAAGGGATATGCCTTCTGGCAGACGAAACCGGGTGCGTGGCTTTCCCTGATCGTCATTCTTTTTGCGACCATGGGCCTCATCGCACTGGGTGTCCGGCCTTTTCAAGGCAGGCAATTTTCGTTTGAAAACACCTCGCTGCGCCCTGCCATCAATCTTTATTCGGTCATCCTTCCGACGATCACGCTCAGCCTTCTCGTCTATGGTTTCGGCTATAGCCGGTTTTTCGTCTTCGCGGGCTTCATGTGCAGTGCGCTGGGCCTCATGATCGGCACACGCGGCGCCAGCATCGAGGTGCTGTTCATGTTCGTCGTCTGCCTCATCATCGCCTACCGTTACAAAAACCTCGCAACCTTCACCTTGTCCATCGTCGGCTTCGTGACGGTTGCCATCGTCATCGGTATCTTGCGCTCCACGGCAGATGGCAATGACAGCGTCGATATCCTGCAGGTCGTGTCCTACCAGATACTCTACGGCAACAATTTCTCCGATTTCCGCGACTACGCCTGGATTTTGAGTGGCTTCGATGGCCATTTCTATCGCGGCATGACGTATCTCGCGGGCTACATGGCGCTTGTGCCCTCATTCATCAGCGAGTTTCGAAACGACTTTCGCATGGGCATCATCACCAGCACGCTTGCGGGTCTCGATCCACAGTTCCACGCCGGTCTGCGCCCCACCCTGTTCGGCGAAGCCTACCTGAACTTCGGCGTTCCCGGCGTCATGGTCATCGCAACGCTTTTCGGCTTTTACTTCGGAAAGCTGCAAATGTGGGTGCACGACAACCTGCAACCCAACCGCTTCGGCCTACGCAGAGTCGCATGCGGCTATATCGCCTTCCTGTTTCTGTTCAACGCAGTCTTCACGCCAGGGTTTTATTACGTTTACGTCGTCGTCGCGTGGCTTACGGGCGGCATTATTCTGTCCTATCTGCTGGACAAGCCCACATCTGATGGCAAGACGACCCCGCCCGCCCGCAAAGCATAA